Genomic window (Primulina eburnea isolate SZY01 chromosome 8, ASM2296580v1, whole genome shotgun sequence):
CGACACATAGATATTTGAACCTAACATTTCTAatggatacgaatatgatgTGAGATCCATTCTCCACACATCTTCTatcaaagtattattttttatgctaagagtattattttttattatgaatataaatatgaatgatccgtctcacagattatgatccgtgaaacggtctcacattaAATCCACTCATGTATCATCTACTGAGTGGACGAAAACACTGACAACGTAAATCCACGTAAATAATATCTACGAGCACATCTCCACAGTTTCTTGATAGATAGAGAATGTACCAGTGGCCATAAACTGAAGTACGTGTGGATGGTCCCATCTGGAGTACACGACAAGTCCACGTGAAGCACAACGCCCAATCACATGGGATTTAACTAAATCAACCAATCATAAGATGCCACATAGATCACTGTCCTGACCAATGCTTTTTTTTTTCCCGTGGTTGCGCTCTCCTCTCACAGCTGACATAATTGATCCGAATTAGTTAACACGTGTCCAAATCCGATTTATTTGACTTTGCCGGAATCCAAAATGTTCCATCCAACGGTTATGAATGGGTAACATGTGTTTTATCATATTGTTCTACGCATTATATCATATGATATGATTGCCTAACTATAGTCAAACTCTTGAATTTGCTTAGTTACTATTTTTGGAATGtggttaaattttaattttctttttatccTAGACTCGCTCACATCTATAGCATATAACTGTTACTCTCGCGCATAACACTGAGTATATCCATGTTTCTAAACATTTTAAGTAATATTAATATGATGGAAGTCGAATCAACTAATTTGTTAATTATCTAGAATTCATattaaaatttagaattttCGAACTGATTTTTATAAGATTGTTTATGATCTGGTAGAACGACTTTTGAGTAAGATTATATTAGATGGTATCTTTTTTTTCTAGAGTACTATGACTTATGATCATTGTTGTAGTGGGGATTCTATGTAATAGTTGGAATGATTTGAGCATTCGATGTAAGGTTCTTAAGAGCACTAGAAGCCACTAGATTTATGAAGATGAGAACCATAATTGGTCGTACTTGCCTTGGTAGTTTAGATATTCTTCGTCTCAACCAAATTCTATTAGTTTGTGTTTGATATAATGATTTGATGAATTCGTATCTCAAATCCATTATATCTATTTGGTTCAAAATtagaatgaaaattttaaaatcttttatGTTTGtcgattatatttttattctatAGTTTCAAATAGATTTCTCAAAGTAATTATTTCACGttgatggatttgaaattttcatgttaaaataaatagattttaactaaatttagaattaagAGGAAAACTGACTTTTACTAGATTATGATCAATTTAGTCAAAACtttgataaaattaataatagaaTAAAAATTTGATTACTATattaatttgagttttataaattattttagcaaaacttcatttaaaaaaacctttttaaaaaaaaaataagtgaAATCATGCGATTATGATAAACTTAATTACgagttaataattttattattgggTGAATTATTTTACCCCGCTTTCAGTCAGTTATCTTCAGCTCCGGTTTGTATTCTTGGCAAGAAATGTCGAATCAATCGAGGAATTCTGATGAACCCACTACCCATCAAACGAGGAAAAGGCCGATGGTGAAAAATGAGGGGCCAACAGCGATACTGTGTACTGTGGTGGCTATTGACCACACCAATTTGTGTTACCGAGTGTGCTCGGCGTGTGAAAAAACTCTTCCTGATAGCTCCGCTGCCTGCAGATACTGCAATTTTAGCAACAGTTTCAATCCATGTTCATCTGGATCCAAACGCCTCTTCCGTGTTCTTGTTAGTATTTGCAATGAACTGGGAATGCGAAAGTCCTTAATGTTGCCTACAAACTTGCGTCTTTTATAGGAATTTAAGGGTTCTTGAAAATATATACTGAGACACGATTTTTGGGAGGAGTTTTGGATTTTTGTTTTGACTGTTTCGAACATGTTTGCAGATGTCTATTGCTACGGATACGAGGGTTTTTGTGGTGATAATGTTTGACAGGGCTGCAAGAGTGTTGTTTGGTTGCTCAGCAGACGAATTCTTTGACTTTGCCAAGACTCATCCTTATGCTGGTACATTTGTGAATTCAATGCCAATTCTTGTTTAAGTATCATTATTGaattgtcaattttttttttgtatgctAGTTAATTGTTCTATGAATTATGTGAGATATAGGAAGCTGTAACACACAGCTTGTGAAGTGACAGACGTTCGAATTAAACTGGAGAAGTTAATTTTTTACTGACTTAGTGATCTATGATATTGTTTGTGTCCGCAAATCAATGTTTATTGAGTCGATTGGACAAATTTTTGCTGTAAATTGTTGGTATATCATACCTCAGTTTAACATGGTACGACGACAATTGAATACAGGCGAGTAAtggttttatattttaatttggttGGAAAATTTAGAGGTTGTGTCGAATTCATGGAAATGGTCtgaaacttaaaatttataACAGCAAAAAGAGGTTCTTAGAAAAGTTTCTTACCatgaaaactgaaataaaaCACTAAGTCTGCTGTTATTGATTACTTTTGTGCTGGGGTATAATGCTCGGAGAAGGGTCCATCTCAAACAATCAATCAATTATACGTGAGAGTTTGTCAAGTTTGTTTACTACACACAATTGATTCGGAAATGTCGAGGAACTATAATATATTGTATAGTTTTTATTTGGATTCACTGAAATCTTACTGTATATGTAGATTGACAACCAAATACTAGTAAAGTATTTGATTATTCATTCTCGGTTTCACGAATATGTTTGTTTGTGGACGCTTGCATTTCATGTTTGAGACATAAGTATTCTGTTTTTCCATCTGAATGAACATTTTGTACCGCCTTTTCAGCTTGCCGACTCGTAATATTGACTCATCTTGCTTTTCTCAGCAATGACAGCCGGCCGGGTTTTGGAGGGAGAGATGCTAACTGTAACATTATCTAACCCAAACAATGGAAATGCCCAGCATCAGCGAGTGGTATCAGTTGTGCCCTTAAGGACTGGTTTTCAACCAGCTATTGAGACTTTGAGGGAATTGTACCTTGTAAGACTTGTTTATTGACAAGTTGTATAGCATTGAATTGTAAAAATGTATTCAGTTGGGTAGCATTTTGGATGATCCTCTCACTCTAATCATAGTATTATACATGGCTCACTGCTAGCCTATACAATTCAACGAGAAACTGGTAATCCTATTGTCAATTTAACCTTTATTGGTATATATGAtactttatttttgttttcatGGCACAACTGATGGAATTTATTCTTGTAGCATCACCATTCCCTCCGAGTATAAACTTTGTTCTGTTAGACGAGGCCTGTAACAGGTTCTAGTAACAACTGATCACCTCTGCTTGCCTTTTAAATTTTTGCTATTAAAGAAATGGAAGCTGGGTTTTTTTCTCTTGGATTTTTTCCGTAGATTACCTTGAACATTTTTGTATCAATAGAAGATGATGAAAATGAATGGAAGTGTAGAGTGTACATAAGGaacaactgttctttcagtgaCTACATTGTCATGATAATATGTTCATATTGATTTCAGGAAACAAGTTAAGCTCTCTGATAATGTTTGCTGCTCGAGTCTTGGACACTCTATGGTAGATGATGTGGAAAAGGTTGCGATTGTTTCTGCAAGTATGAAGGAAAACTAGCAGGTAGAGATTAAGCCTGGAGACGAAGAGATTACATTCTTGTAAATTTTTCTAGAGAGGAGACTGCGTTCATCTGTGGATTTGATTGTAGTGTTGATTCTCTATCACCTCAAGGTTGTATGAACATTAAGCTCATATGTatgtataatacatgttacagATATTGTACTGTATTTTTGTTAAAGTTTTTATccatatataaattatttatacaGACTCATGACTCATGAGCAGTTTATCTGTTGGGATGCTGCGTGTCAAAATAGGATGGATGCTATTCTTTTTATCTATCTCGATAAATGGGTGGCAAATCACAAGAGGCCTGCCTGAATCAAGGGGCATTTGCCTTGCAATCCACCTTGTTAGCATTTCTAAAGAGTTTTTAGGTCTATCCATCGGAACCAAATAACAGGCATCATGCACTTTCAAAAAAGCAAGGGGTCCACATCCTTTCTGCATTCCAGCCACTACACCATCTACTGAAAATGGAATCATGGATGCTCCTAAGTATTTCTTCTGTCCCGACCAGGTCACGGCATCAAGCCATTTCGAATTCCCTGTCCAATTCACAAGGATTCAGTCGAAACATACCGATTCCATGTAATAATCCAACAAAGTTCAGAAGCTAGATGCAAGAATCTTACCAAGCCAATTGCATATCAAATCATATTCCCCAACATATACAAGTAACTTGATCTCATCCTCAAGAAGTGTAGGTATTCCTAATTCAAGATTTCTCATCCAGTCTTGGAGCATAGCCTCGTACACCTTCGACCTACATGACACGAACTCTATGTCACTAACACCGATAGCGGTTTTGACGAATTTCAGATTCAGAAAATGCACCCTGTTAGAGAAGTTGTAGCACACTTCTTTCTCGTATCATAGATCTGCATATGCGACACGAGGTAAAATGCTTCTTCTAGTTAAATAATGTTTCTTATTCTCCATGATACATGATAAGGACATGCAAAAGAACAATATATATTGCAATCTCGATATGCTTCCTCACATTTAATTCCACCATCTGGGCTAAAGAATAACAGAAGAAACCAGATTTATTTCATTATCGCGAATACCTAGAAACACATTGAAGACTGCAATTTAAGGCACCGTGACAAAGTTTAGCTTCCTCTACGCATTGCGAAACTGCTGCTTTCAACTTCTTCGTACTCATCTCGCACAAGTAGTTTCATGTTTAGTGCATAATCAGTGTATGTTTGATATTGGATTTTGCAGTTAGTTAATTCATTTCATATGGCCATTCACTGTGAAATAAGAATTTGATTCCACAAAACAATATTCAGATTAGATGATATTCGATGGCAACAACGAATAACAACAATATAGTAAGATGTACGTAAAAACCTTTAGCTTAATATGAATGTCTTCTTTGTTTTTGTTTCCTTGATTAATTTGAGAAGCCGATGCAGGAACAGTGCGCTGCACAAGATTCTCCGGTTATGACAAAGTGTTGGATCAGACCTCATACgctgtataattttttatacaaAGATAATTCATGTTTCAAGTAGATTATCATAGCATTTTAATTTATAGAAACACTGTGGGACATGTTTATGGAAGAATGATGGGAAAAAGATTAAAATTTTCGAGTTTATCTTAActtcattaaaattatatttgtacACTTTTTCTAAAATTTAGATCACAtgataacaattttattttgatCAAACGTTAAAATTTGATATTGTTTGTATTACCCACCTGCTGCATTCGAAGCCCCATGTTTTACCACATGATCAGTCCATACGGCAAAACATGGGTCATGGATGTTGGCCCTCCTGCCTCAGATTCTCCAGGTGCCACTACACTAGGAGACAGAGCAACAATATTTTATGTTATAACTTGCTGGGGAAATTTAGAGCTTGCCATTGAACTCATGAAATTGTTTGGAACATGAATTTCATAACGAGGTTCTTAGAAAAGTTTCTCGTCACGAAAACGAAAAGAAAACGTTATTTTTGCTCGTGTTATTGATCACTTCGTGTTGCTGTATGATGATGCCTACAGGAGAATACATCTCAAATGACTAATCTGTCAGCTGAAAGTTAGTCAACTTTATTTCCTATACAAGGATTGATTAGGAAATAATCGAGGGAGCATAATATACTGGATAATTTCTATTTGGATATGCCAAAATCTTACTGTATCTTAAGATTAGCGACAATCGGAATACTGGTTTAGTATTtggtttattcttgtttttcaCAAATTTGGATGCTTAAATTTTGATGTCGAGGCCATATTCTGTTTTCCCATCTGAATTATCATATTGGACTGCCTTTTTCTGGCTCATTTTATTGGCTTATCTGGCTTTTTCTAGCAATGATACAATGCAGGTAATCAGATATGATTTATTCATATAGTTTagttatacaaatacataaGCAGGTTATCTGTGGGGGTGCTATTTATCAAAATAGAATGCGGTTCATTTTGTTTATCTCAGTGAATGGGGGCAAATCACAAAGAACCTGCCTGACTCAGGGGGCTTTTGCCTTGCATCCACCTTCTTAGCATTTCCAAAGAATTTTTAGGTTGATCCATCGGAACCAAATGACCAGCATTATGCACTCTCAGAAAAGTAAGTGGTCCGTATCCTTTCTGCAATCCGGCCTCTGCGCCGTCTACTGAAAATGGAACCGTGGATGCTGCTAAGTATTTCTCCTGTCCCGACCATTGCATGGCGTCAAGCCATTTCGAGTTCCCTGTCCAAATCACAAGAGTACATTTTAAAACGTTACTTCCGTGTGTAGTAAGTTCAGAAGCCAGATGCAAGAGTCTTTCTTACCAAGCCAGTTGCATATCAGATCATATTCTCCAACATATACAAGTAACTTGATCCCATCCTCCAGAAGTGCAGGTATTCCTACTTCAAGATTTCTCATTATGTCTTCGTACAAAGCATCATACACATCGTAGCTGCATGAGACGAACTCTACGTCACCAACACCAAGAGCGATTCTGACGGGTTCCAGATTCAGAAACCGCTCCACGTTAGAGAAGTCGTAGCACAGGGAGCCCTCGCACTTCTTTCTTATATCATAGTACTGCACATGCGACACGAGGTAAAATGCTTCTTGTGTTTAAACAATGTATCTTGTTCTCTAGCTAGAGACATCATAAGCACATGTATGTAAAAGAATAACAGGTATTACGTTTATTCCCTCGTTAATTGCCACTATGTTGTTGAAGAGCTCGTTGCAATCTCCAAGAGCTTTCAAACAATTGATTCCGCCATCCGGGCCTAAAGACGAACAGCGAAAGAAGCAGATCTAATTTATTGTCAC
Coding sequences:
- the LOC140839977 gene encoding uncharacterized protein, with protein sequence MSNQSRNSDEPTTHQTRKRPMVKNEGPTAILCTVVAIDHTNLCYRVCSACEKTLPDSSAACRYCNFSNSFNPCSSGSKRLFRVLMSIATDTRVFVVIMFDRAARVLFGCSADEFFDFAKTHPYAAMTAGRVLEGEMLTVTLSNPNNGNAQHQRVVSVVPLRTGFQPAIETLRELYLETS